A single genomic interval of Peribacillus sp. FSL H8-0477 harbors:
- the ilvC gene encoding ketol-acid reductoisomerase gives MAKVYYNSDANENYFTNKQVAVIGYGSQGHAHAQNLRDSGVDVIIGIRKGKSFDQAKADGFTVYTVEDAAAQADVIMILLPDETQPKVYEQDIKPGLQAGNALLFAHGFNVHFSQIVPPADVDVLLVAPKGPGHLVRRTYEQEAGVPALFAIHQDVTGEAKELALAYAKGIGALRAGVLETTFKEETETDLFGEQAVLCGGVTSLVKAGFETLTEAGYQPEVAYFECLHELKLIVDLMYEGGLENMRYSISDTAQWGDFVSGPRIVNETVKGEMKKVLKDIQDGEFAKGWILENQANRPVFNAVNQRENQHPIEVVGRELRKMMPFVKQQQTKKEVVTVAKN, from the coding sequence ATGGCAAAGGTATATTACAATTCAGATGCAAACGAAAATTATTTCACTAACAAACAAGTAGCAGTGATTGGCTACGGTTCACAAGGTCATGCTCACGCTCAAAATTTACGCGACAGCGGTGTTGACGTTATTATCGGAATCAGAAAAGGAAAATCATTTGATCAAGCAAAAGCGGATGGCTTTACCGTTTATACAGTAGAAGATGCAGCGGCTCAAGCTGATGTAATTATGATTCTTCTTCCAGACGAAACACAACCGAAGGTCTATGAACAAGATATTAAACCTGGACTCCAAGCAGGAAATGCCTTGCTTTTCGCTCACGGTTTCAATGTTCATTTCAGTCAAATCGTTCCGCCGGCAGATGTTGATGTCCTACTAGTAGCACCAAAAGGACCTGGTCACCTCGTTCGCCGTACATATGAACAAGAAGCAGGTGTACCCGCTCTGTTCGCTATCCATCAGGACGTAACAGGTGAAGCGAAAGAATTAGCTCTTGCGTATGCAAAAGGAATCGGAGCCTTACGCGCAGGTGTCCTTGAAACAACATTTAAAGAAGAAACCGAAACTGACTTATTCGGGGAACAAGCCGTACTATGCGGAGGAGTGACGTCACTCGTTAAAGCTGGGTTTGAAACACTAACAGAAGCTGGTTATCAGCCGGAAGTTGCCTACTTTGAATGTTTACATGAATTGAAACTAATTGTTGACTTAATGTACGAAGGCGGCCTAGAGAACATGCGCTATTCTATTTCTGATACAGCACAGTGGGGAGATTTTGTATCCGGACCTCGTATTGTAAATGAAACGGTTAAGGGTGAAATGAAGAAAGTATTGAAAGATATCCAAGATGGGGAATTCGCAAAAGGCTGGATCCTTGAAAACCAAGCTAACCGACCTGTCTTTAACGCTGTGAACCAAAGAGAAAATCAACATCCAATCGAAGTGGTAGGTCGTGAACTACGTAAAATGATGCCATTTGTTAAACAACAACAAACTAAGAAAGAAGTGGTGACTGTTGCGAAAAATTAA
- the ilvN gene encoding acetolactate synthase small subunit: protein MKGIITLTVNNRPGVLNRITNLFTKRNYNIESMTVGPSEQEGISRMTVVVHVENEHVIEQMTKQLNKQIDILKVNDISNQSIVSRELALIKVMATSQNRAEINSLIEPFRAAVIDISKDSLTIQITGESEKIGAFIELMKPYGIKELARTGTTAFPRGTQRMSNKSLTIV from the coding sequence ATGAAAGGAATTATAACCCTAACGGTAAACAATCGTCCGGGTGTGCTGAACCGGATCACCAATCTATTTACAAAAAGGAACTATAACATCGAGAGCATGACAGTAGGTCCATCCGAGCAAGAAGGAATATCACGCATGACTGTCGTCGTACATGTTGAAAATGAACATGTGATTGAACAGATGACCAAACAATTAAATAAACAAATTGATATTTTAAAAGTGAATGATATTTCAAACCAATCGATCGTATCGAGAGAGCTCGCCTTAATCAAGGTAATGGCAACGAGCCAAAATAGAGCGGAGATTAATAGTTTAATTGAACCGTTTCGAGCCGCTGTTATTGACATCAGTAAGGACTCATTGACCATTCAAATTACGGGTGAATCCGAAAAAATTGGTGCTTTTATAGAATTAATGAAGCCATATGGCATTAAAGAATTAGCCCGTACCGGCACCACCGCTTTTCCGCGGGGAACCCAGCGTATGAGCAATAAAAGCTTAACTATAGTTTGA
- the ilvB gene encoding acetolactate synthase large subunit: MTEKALLTNREKVKVEKSGADFLMDALKKQNVDVIFGYPGGAVLPIYDKLYSSGLFHILTRHEQGSIHAAEGYARVTGKPGVVIATSGPGATNVVTGITDAMIDSLPLVIFTGQVSTSVIGTDAFQEADVLGITTPITKHNYQVRKTEDIPRIVKEAFHIASSGRPGPVLIDIPKDIAILSGFADEDPEMDLPGYQPTVQPNHLQIRKLVEAVSSSKKPVILAGAGVLHSKGADELKTYAQQQGIPVVHTLLGLGGYPADHSLFIGMGGMHGSYAANMALSTCDLLINIGARFDDRLTGNLKCFAPYATVAHIDIDPAEIGKNVPTKIPIVGNAKEALTELIAQDGKKPEVTKWIETINAWKKDFPLCYRNDTGALKPQKVIELLHQYTNGEAIVVTDVGQHQMWAAQYYPFNKPHAWVTSGGLGTMGFGLPAAIGAQIAEPEKIVISISGDGGFQMTNQELAVIAEMNLPIKIVIINNHALGMVRQWQEIFHEKRYSHSTFQTQPDFVKLADAYGIPGFKATTESEAIDLIEKAVTMNGPVLLDLHVEPEENVYPMVSPGKGLHEMEGVKQ, from the coding sequence ACAAGCTTTACAGCTCAGGTCTCTTTCATATTCTTACCAGACATGAGCAGGGCTCCATTCATGCAGCTGAAGGCTATGCCAGAGTGACTGGTAAACCAGGCGTAGTCATTGCAACATCAGGTCCAGGAGCAACGAATGTTGTAACGGGGATTACCGATGCAATGATTGACTCACTTCCCCTCGTCATTTTCACTGGGCAAGTTTCTACAAGTGTCATTGGTACGGATGCTTTTCAAGAAGCGGACGTACTCGGGATTACGACACCTATAACGAAACATAATTATCAGGTTAGAAAGACAGAAGATATTCCTAGAATTGTTAAAGAAGCCTTTCATATTGCGTCCAGCGGCCGGCCGGGTCCAGTCTTAATTGACATACCAAAGGATATTGCCATCCTGTCAGGCTTTGCAGATGAAGATCCAGAAATGGATTTACCGGGCTATCAGCCAACTGTTCAGCCAAATCATCTTCAAATTAGAAAATTGGTTGAAGCTGTGAGCTCTTCGAAAAAGCCAGTTATTCTTGCTGGTGCGGGAGTCCTCCATTCTAAGGGTGCAGATGAATTAAAGACCTATGCCCAGCAACAGGGGATTCCGGTCGTGCATACCTTACTCGGATTGGGTGGATATCCAGCAGATCATTCCTTATTTATTGGAATGGGCGGCATGCACGGTTCATATGCAGCAAATATGGCTTTATCAACCTGTGATTTACTAATTAATATTGGAGCGAGATTTGATGACCGGCTGACAGGAAACTTGAAGTGTTTTGCTCCGTATGCGACGGTTGCACACATCGATATTGATCCTGCTGAAATTGGTAAGAATGTACCAACCAAGATTCCTATCGTCGGCAATGCCAAAGAAGCACTTACAGAATTGATTGCACAAGACGGGAAAAAACCAGAAGTAACGAAGTGGATTGAAACCATTAACGCTTGGAAAAAAGACTTTCCCTTATGTTATCGAAATGATACAGGGGCTTTAAAACCGCAAAAAGTAATTGAACTTTTACATCAGTACACAAATGGAGAAGCCATTGTGGTCACTGATGTCGGGCAGCATCAAATGTGGGCTGCACAATACTATCCTTTCAATAAGCCGCATGCCTGGGTAACATCGGGTGGGCTTGGAACAATGGGATTTGGATTGCCAGCAGCAATTGGCGCCCAAATTGCAGAACCAGAAAAAATAGTAATCTCCATATCTGGGGATGGCGGATTCCAAATGACAAATCAAGAGCTGGCCGTCATTGCAGAAATGAATCTGCCAATCAAAATTGTGATTATTAATAATCATGCATTGGGAATGGTTCGACAATGGCAGGAAATTTTCCATGAGAAGCGGTATTCACACAGCACATTCCAGACTCAGCCGGATTTTGTGAAACTTGCTGATGCATATGGAATTCCAGGCTTTAAAGCCACAACAGAGTCAGAAGCAATTGATTTGATAGAAAAAGCAGTCACGATGAATGGACCGGTTCTACTCGATCTTCACGTGGAGCCCGAAGAAAACGTCTATCCGATGGTTTCTCCAGGAAAAGGGCTGCATGAAATGGAAGGAGTCAAGCAATGA